Proteins encoded within one genomic window of Acinetobacter sp. WCHA55:
- a CDS encoding capsule assembly Wzi family protein, with product MFLKKTLAIAVLMGATTSIFAQGLVLNDQNLRTDLNWLNQQGVIQISTSTWPMSGDEIQRVLSQAKVATPAQQKVIESVRAHLDRENAMFKARLFAESDQKQIPQAFGDQEKAQYQAGLEFNAGGENWDVRLRVNGEKDPQIDNDQDVNVEGSYIAGKLWNQWLIAGQIPTYWGPGHDGSLLRGDASRPVYGFTAQRADQSAFETKWLSWIGPWQYQAFAGQLDDYSAIPDTKLVGLRITAQPLPYLELGASRAFQWGGEGRPESFSSFWDAIIGNKDNGGTGEPDPSNQVAGFDARLNFQQFLNIPMSLYGQYVGEDEAGGLPSKKMYLAGVDYSSSFKNMPYQLYTEWADTRTNGDALGVSYNHTTYTDGYYQHGFPLGHAMGGDGEMVSVGGDIRFDTMNRLNGRLLFAKVNQSGRTTNVAFPETDDIKAIDLTWSHYMRPYLPVKINGWFSDSDLHGNDAGASIGIEIPLDKRVFHY from the coding sequence ATGTTTCTAAAAAAAACACTTGCAATTGCTGTGCTAATGGGTGCAACAACGAGTATCTTTGCTCAAGGTCTCGTTTTAAATGATCAAAATTTAAGAACGGATCTAAACTGGTTAAATCAGCAGGGTGTGATTCAAATTAGCACATCTACATGGCCAATGAGCGGTGATGAAATTCAAAGAGTATTGTCTCAGGCTAAAGTAGCGACTCCTGCTCAGCAGAAAGTTATTGAGTCAGTGCGAGCTCATCTCGATCGTGAGAACGCGATGTTTAAAGCGCGTTTATTTGCAGAGAGTGACCAAAAACAAATTCCGCAGGCTTTCGGGGATCAAGAAAAAGCACAGTACCAAGCAGGTTTGGAATTTAATGCTGGTGGTGAAAACTGGGATGTTCGCCTTAGAGTGAATGGAGAAAAAGACCCACAAATTGACAACGATCAAGACGTTAATGTTGAAGGATCTTACATCGCTGGGAAATTGTGGAATCAATGGTTGATTGCTGGCCAGATACCGACATATTGGGGGCCTGGTCATGATGGGAGTCTTCTACGAGGTGATGCGAGTCGCCCAGTCTATGGGTTTACCGCCCAGCGTGCAGATCAATCAGCTTTTGAAACAAAATGGTTGTCATGGATTGGCCCGTGGCAATATCAAGCATTTGCAGGTCAATTGGATGACTACTCAGCCATTCCAGATACAAAATTAGTAGGTCTACGTATTACAGCTCAGCCTCTTCCTTATTTAGAATTGGGTGCCTCCCGTGCATTTCAGTGGGGGGGAGAGGGGCGACCAGAAAGTTTTAGCTCATTCTGGGATGCCATTATTGGAAACAAGGATAATGGCGGTACAGGAGAACCAGATCCATCTAATCAGGTTGCTGGATTTGACGCTCGATTAAATTTTCAGCAGTTTTTGAATATACCTATGAGTCTGTATGGTCAATATGTAGGTGAAGATGAAGCTGGTGGTTTACCTTCTAAAAAAATGTATCTTGCTGGCGTGGATTATTCGTCATCTTTTAAAAACATGCCTTATCAACTTTATACAGAATGGGCCGATACACGTACCAACGGTGATGCGCTAGGGGTTTCATATAATCATACAACTTATACTGATGGTTACTATCAGCATGGTTTCCCGTTAGGTCATGCTATGGGTGGAGATGGTGAAATGGTATCTGTGGGGGGAGATATTCGATTCGATACAATGAACCGTCTAAATGGTCGATTATTATTTGCGAAAGTTAATCAATCTGGTCGTACTACCAATGTAGCCTTTCCTGAAACGGATGATATTAAAGCTATCGATTTAACTTGGTCACATTACATGAGACCATATCTACCAGTCAAAATTAATGGTTGGTTCAGTGATTCTGACTTACATGGTAATGATGCGGGTGCATCGATTGGTATAGAAATACCTTTGGATAAGCGCGTTTTTCATTATTAA
- the cysD gene encoding sulfate adenylyltransferase subunit CysD, with product MSLNEERLTHLKQLEAESIHIIREVAAEFENPVMLYSIGKDSAVMLHLALKAFYPAKLPFPLLHVDTGWKFKDMIAFRDNMAKTHGFDLIVHQNKEGKDAGINPFDHGSSKYTDIMKTQGLKQALDKYGFDAAFGGARRDEEKSRAKERVYSFRDSKHRWDPKNQRPELWNLYNGKVNKGESIRVFPLSNWTELDIWQYIYLESIPLVPLYLAAERPVVERSGTLIMVDDERMPLKEGEIPQMKSVRFRTLGCYPLTGAVESTANTLPEIIQEMLLATSSERQGRMIDHDEAGSMEKKKQEGYF from the coding sequence ATGTCATTAAATGAGGAAAGACTTACTCATCTTAAACAGCTTGAAGCTGAGAGTATTCATATTATCCGCGAAGTAGCTGCTGAGTTTGAAAACCCAGTGATGCTTTATTCTATTGGTAAGGATTCAGCAGTCATGCTGCATCTGGCGCTCAAAGCGTTCTATCCTGCCAAGCTTCCATTTCCGCTTCTACATGTAGACACGGGCTGGAAATTTAAAGACATGATTGCTTTCCGCGACAACATGGCAAAAACACATGGCTTTGATTTGATCGTACATCAAAACAAAGAAGGGAAAGATGCAGGCATTAACCCATTTGACCATGGTAGCTCAAAATATACCGACATCATGAAAACCCAAGGCTTAAAACAAGCGCTTGATAAATATGGTTTTGATGCGGCATTTGGTGGTGCGCGTCGTGACGAAGAAAAATCACGTGCGAAAGAGCGTGTTTATTCATTCCGTGACTCGAAACACCGTTGGGACCCAAAAAACCAGCGTCCTGAACTTTGGAATCTTTACAACGGTAAAGTAAACAAAGGTGAAAGTATTCGTGTATTCCCTTTATCAAACTGGACTGAGCTTGATATTTGGCAATACATTTACTTGGAAAGTATTCCATTGGTTCCACTTTATTTAGCTGCAGAACGTCCTGTGGTTGAGCGTAGTGGCACACTGATTATGGTTGATGATGAACGTATGCCTTTAAAGGAAGGCGAAATTCCACAAATGAAATCGGTACGTTTCCGTACACTTGGTTGTTACCCACTTACGGGTGCAGTTGAGTCAACGGCAAATACCCTACCTGAAATTATCCAAGAAATGTTGCTTGCAACCAGCTCTGAACGCCAAGGTCGTATGATTGACCATGATGAAGCAGGCTCGATGGAAAAGAAAAAGCAAGAAGGTTATTTCTAA
- a CDS encoding sterol desaturase family protein: protein MTDQLRKKFENLQLNAGQGKISAFLSVSLGLLGIFAALCFLFPTVFTTPELRPLYSKHYDVFYYTLLFGIVVSAGFGTYSAIIKQNKYGFYGLCITILAAVLGCGLIKAPTLPTLPFYAGFDYFVITLIILALVFIPLEGFFAKNTEQKILRVGWVTDMKYFMFSHIGIQLFSFLTVMPIQYWITHIPNNPIVPYVQAQPIWLQFIELLIVVDFTTYWLHRAMHEVNFLWRFHAIHHSTEQMDWLASSRLHIVEVLMTRFIATLPIFLLGFHTSAVFAYLVFISFHAIFIHSNVRFRFPYLRWLIATPEFHHWHHSSEKPAIDKNYAAFIPLYDVIFKSIYMPNHLASVYGTVGYKIPNSFVKQFTWPFKRYVNKLKKRLNKDNNPSS, encoded by the coding sequence ATGACAGATCAACTCAGAAAAAAATTTGAAAACCTACAACTCAATGCTGGGCAAGGCAAGATCAGTGCATTTCTTTCTGTTTCCTTAGGCCTTTTGGGTATTTTTGCTGCTTTATGCTTTTTATTTCCAACTGTGTTCACCACACCAGAACTACGCCCGCTATATAGCAAACACTATGATGTTTTCTACTATACCCTACTGTTCGGTATTGTTGTCAGTGCTGGTTTTGGTACCTACAGTGCGATCATTAAACAGAATAAATATGGTTTTTATGGTTTGTGTATCACCATTTTGGCAGCTGTTTTAGGTTGTGGCTTAATCAAAGCACCGACACTGCCTACGCTACCATTTTATGCAGGTTTTGATTATTTCGTTATTACCTTAATCATCCTTGCTTTGGTTTTTATCCCGCTTGAAGGATTCTTTGCAAAAAATACTGAACAGAAAATCCTGCGCGTCGGCTGGGTCACAGACATGAAATATTTCATGTTTAGCCATATTGGCATTCAGCTTTTTTCGTTTTTAACGGTTATGCCTATTCAATATTGGATTACGCATATTCCCAATAACCCAATAGTGCCTTATGTACAAGCGCAGCCTATCTGGTTGCAGTTTATTGAGCTATTGATTGTGGTGGACTTCACCACCTACTGGTTACATCGTGCGATGCATGAAGTGAATTTCTTATGGCGCTTTCATGCCATTCACCATTCAACCGAACAAATGGACTGGCTAGCCTCTTCACGCTTACACATTGTTGAAGTGTTAATGACTCGTTTTATCGCAACTTTACCAATTTTCTTGTTAGGCTTTCATACCTCTGCAGTCTTTGCTTATTTGGTCTTTATTTCTTTCCATGCCATTTTTATTCACTCCAATGTACGTTTCCGCTTTCCCTATCTGCGCTGGTTAATCGCAACGCCTGAATTCCATCACTGGCATCATTCTTCTGAAAAGCCTGCGATTGATAAAAACTATGCTGCCTTTATCCCCCTTTATGACGTGATTTTTAAGTCAATTTATATGCCCAATCATTTAGCCAGTGTATATGGTACAGTGGGCTATAAAATTCCTAACAGTTTTGTGAAGCAGTTTACGTGGCCATTTAAACGCTATGTGAATAAGTTGAAGAAGCGATTAAACAAAGACAATAATCCTTCTTCATAA
- the cysN gene encoding sulfate adenylyltransferase subunit CysN, protein MSHQSELISQDILGYLKQHENKDLLRFLTCGNVDDGKSTLIGRLLYDSKLIYEDQLQAVTRDSKKVGTTGDAPDLALLVDGLQAEREQGITIDVAYRYFSTEKRKFIIADTPGHEQYTRNMATGASTCDLAIILIDARYGVQTQTRRHTYIASLLGIKNIIVAINKMDLVEFSEARFNEIQTEYASFVAQLGDRQPSNIIFTPISALNGDNVVNKSPNTPWYTGETLMGTLESVEINRSSVTNDFRFPVQYVNRPNLDFRGFCGTVALGDVSVGDKIVALPSGKSSTIKEIVTYDGNLERAVAGQAVTLTLNDEIDISRGNVLVRADQKMPEISRSVNATVVWMADQPLVIGKLYNLKVGTQTVPAKVTAINYRTNVNTLEKVQVDSLELNAIANVTVEFDAPVVFDRYQDSRYTGSFIFIDRLNNVTIGAGMVEESVEWSAHSNPVTAEDRAARLGQKPAAVTVSVKALENAQVLENLLIQQGVVAIAKAGLTADQVALVRETGVVVVTDLVDGTDVSFTQDAVEELAEKIVELVRL, encoded by the coding sequence ATGTCTCATCAATCAGAACTGATTAGCCAAGATATCTTGGGCTATCTAAAACAACATGAAAATAAAGACCTATTGCGTTTTTTGACTTGCGGTAATGTCGATGATGGTAAGTCAACTTTAATTGGTCGTTTGCTTTACGATTCAAAATTGATTTATGAAGATCAATTGCAAGCGGTGACACGCGACTCTAAAAAAGTCGGTACGACAGGTGATGCTCCTGACTTGGCACTGCTTGTAGATGGTCTACAAGCTGAGCGTGAACAGGGTATTACCATTGATGTAGCTTATCGTTATTTCTCAACTGAAAAACGTAAGTTCATCATTGCTGACACACCAGGGCATGAGCAATATACGCGTAACATGGCGACTGGCGCGTCGACGTGTGATCTTGCGATTATCTTGATTGATGCGCGTTATGGTGTACAAACTCAGACACGTCGTCATACATATATTGCAAGCTTACTTGGCATTAAGAACATTATTGTTGCGATTAACAAAATGGACTTGGTGGAATTTTCTGAAGCACGCTTCAATGAAATTCAAACTGAGTATGCAAGTTTTGTCGCACAATTGGGTGATCGTCAGCCAAGCAACATTATCTTTACGCCTATTTCAGCATTGAATGGCGATAATGTAGTGAATAAATCACCAAATACGCCGTGGTACACGGGTGAAACGTTGATGGGTACGCTAGAGTCGGTAGAAATTAACCGCAGTTCAGTGACCAATGATTTCCGTTTCCCTGTGCAATATGTAAACCGTCCAAACCTCGACTTCCGTGGTTTCTGCGGTACGGTTGCGCTGGGTGATGTATCAGTAGGCGACAAAATCGTGGCTTTACCATCAGGTAAGTCATCAACGATCAAAGAAATTGTTACTTATGATGGTAACTTAGAGCGTGCCGTTGCAGGTCAAGCGGTGACGTTGACGCTGAATGACGAAATTGATATTTCACGCGGCAACGTACTTGTACGTGCAGATCAAAAGATGCCAGAAATTTCACGTTCAGTGAATGCTACTGTGGTCTGGATGGCAGATCAACCACTGGTGATTGGTAAGCTTTATAACTTAAAAGTAGGCACGCAAACTGTTCCTGCAAAAGTAACTGCAATTAACTACCGTACCAATGTCAACACATTGGAAAAGGTGCAAGTGGATAGCCTTGAGCTGAACGCCATTGCCAATGTCACCGTTGAGTTTGATGCGCCTGTGGTATTTGATCGTTACCAAGACAGCCGTTATACAGGTTCGTTTATCTTCATCGACCGTTTAAACAACGTGACGATTGGTGCGGGTATGGTGGAAGAGTCTGTGGAATGGTCTGCTCATAGCAACCCTGTCACAGCGGAAGACCGTGCTGCACGTTTAGGTCAAAAACCTGCTGCGGTAACTGTATCTGTGAAAGCACTTGAAAATGCACAAGTACTTGAGAACTTGTTAATTCAACAAGGTGTGGTTGCGATTGCGAAAGCTGGTTTAACTGCTGATCAGGTTGCGCTAGTACGTGAAACAGGTGTGGTTGTGGTGACTGACCTTGTAGACGGTACGGATGTCTCATTTACGCAAGATGCGGTTGAAGAGCTGGCTGAAAAAATTGTGGAATTGGTTCGTCTGTAA